AGCTTCCTTTCCGTTCCTTGTGCGCAGACCAGCATCAGCAAAAATGTAACATGATAGGAGATTGTGTTGAACCAGTTTCAGACCAGGAGTGACGCAACGGGTCATCCCTCGGAACTTGCCTGCCCAGGCTGGTGGTTACCGTCATCACAGTTATCATCACATGGAAACAGCCTGTCGGAGGCGCTTCGACAGGTCACTCGCCCCCTTTACCTGGTGAAGGCCGGGGAAGCCATCTGGGCAAAGACGGATGGCAGCGCCCTCTTCGGCCAGGAAAGACCGGATGGCGGCCTGCCGATCATGGGTCAGGCTTTACCCTGCCTGCCTGAAAAGCTGGGAGATGCACAATTTTGCCGGGACCTTGGCATCCACTACCCCTATATCGGCGGTTCCATGGCCAAGGGTATAAGTTCCGCCGCCATGGCTGAGGAGTTGGGGCGAGCGGGAATGTTCGGCTTTTTCGGCGCCGCCGGCCTCCCCTTTGCCGAGGTAGAGGCCACCGCTGACAGGCTGGGCAAGGTCGATATTCCCTATGGTTTCAACCTGATCCATTCTCCACACGAACCCGACCTGGAGGACGCCCTTTCCCGTCTTTACATCGACAAAGGAATCCGGGTCATCGAGGCTTCCGCCTTCCTCGCCCTGACTCTCCCACTGGTCCGTTATCGGGTCCATGGCATCCATCGTGCCGCCGACGGCACCATCGTCACCCCCAACCGCATTATCGCCAAGGTCTCGCGGGAAGAACTGGCGGCACGATTCTTCTCACCCCCGCCGGAAAAGCACCTGCGGTCATTGATCGCTGCCGGTGAGATCACCGGGGCCCAGGCAGAGCTTGCGGCACAGATTCCCATGGCCCAGGATATCACTGCCGAAGCGGATTCCGGTGGCCATACGGACAATCGTCCCGCCATCGCCCTTTTTCCCACCATCCTTTCCCTGGCTGCCAAACACCAGGCAAACTACAGCGGCATCAGGCTAAGAGTCGGTCTGGGAGGAGGCATTTCTACCCCTGCCGCCGCAGCTGCCGCCTTTGCCATGGGCGCCGCCTATATCGTCACCGGCTCTGTCAATCAGGCCTGCGTGGAATCCGGCACCTGTGAAGAAGTGCGGAAGATGCTGGCCGAGACACGCCAGGCCGATGTGACCATGGCCCCGGCCGCCGATATGTTCGAGATGGGAGTGACGGTACAGGTCCTGAAGCGGGGCACCATGTTTCCCATGCGCGCCGCCAGGCTTTACGAGATTTACCGTGCATACGGCAGCATGGATGAGATACCTGCTGCGGAAAAAGAGAAGCTGGAACAAACCCTGTTCCGCAACAAGCTGGAGAACATCTGGCAGGATACTCGCGCCTATTTCCAGCAGCGCGACCCGAGCCAGGTGGAGCGGGCAGACCGGGACCCCAAGCATCGCATGGCCCTGGTTTTCCGCTGGTATCTGGGACAGGGCGCGCACTGGGCCAGGGACGGAGAACCGACGCGCAAGATGGACTATCAGGTCTGGTGCGGGCCGGCAATGGGCGCCTTCAACGAATGGACTGCCGGTTCGTTCCTGGAGCAGCATTCCCGGCGCACGGTAGTTTCGGCAGCTTTGAATATTCTCTTCGGCGCCGCTGTCCAGACCCGCGCCGCCATGCTCAGCTGCCAGGGAATTCGCCTGACCCCGGAAGAACTGCAGATACAGCCGTTGGAAACAGCAAAGATCAAGGAGTACCTTAGGTGAAAAAGAACGACGTGAAACCGGACGCGACTGCAAGCAGCACACCGCTGGCCATTATCGGCATCGGCTGCCTCTTCCCCCAGGCCAATGATCCTGATGCCTACTGGTCCAATGTTGCCGAAGGTATCGACGCCATCACGGAAATACCCGCCACCCATTGGCAGATCGCCGACTATTTCGACGGTGATCCCAAGTCCCCGGACCGCACCTACGGCCGCAGGGGTGGTTTCATTTCACCGATCCCCTTCAATCCCATGGAATTCAACATTCCCCCCAACATCCTGGAAGCCATCGACACGTCCCAACTGCTCGGCCTGGTGGTGGCCGGCCAGGCGCTTAAAGACGCGGGCTATGGGCCGGGAAGCGATTATGACCGCAACCGCGCCAGCGTCATCCTCGGCGTTACCGGCACGCTTGAGCTGGTCGTGCCCCTGGGAGCGCGGCTGGGCCATCCCGTGTGGCGCAAGGCGCTCAAGGAAGCCGGAGTGGATGAAAATATCGCCGAGGACGTGGTGCAGCGTATCGCCGACTCCTATGTCTCCTGGCAGGAAAATTCGTTCCCCGGTCTGCTCGGCAACGTGGTGGCAGGGCGGATCAGCAAGCACTATGATTTGGGGGGAACCAACTGCGTCGTTGATGCCGCCTGCGCCAGCTCCTTCAGCGCACTGCACCTGGCCGCCATGGAACTGGATTCGGGCAAGGCCGACATGGTGGTAACCGGCGGCATCGATACTTTCAACGACATCTTCATGTACATGTGTTTCAGCAAGACTCCTGCCCTCTCCCCCACCGGCAATGCCAAACCCTTTGACGCCTCGGGAGACGGTACCATTCTCGGCGAAGGCCTGGGCATTGTCGTTATCAAGCGGCTGGCTGATGCAGAGCGGGACGGAGACAGGATTTATGCAGTTGTTCGCGGCATCGGTTCCTCCAGCGACGGCAAGGGGGATGCCATCTATGCACCCAGTGCCGGGGGCCAGAAAAAAGCCCTGGTTGATGCCTATAATCGGGCAGGAGTCACTCCCGACAGCATCGGGCTCATAGAAGCCCACGGAACCGGCACCAAGGTGGGGGATGCCGTTGAGGTAAGCGCTTTGCGCGACGTCTATGGTGAAGCAGATACCCCGTGGT
This region of Geotalea daltonii FRC-32 genomic DNA includes:
- a CDS encoding PfaD family polyunsaturated fatty acid/polyketide biosynthesis protein, whose translation is MLNQFQTRSDATGHPSELACPGWWLPSSQLSSHGNSLSEALRQVTRPLYLVKAGEAIWAKTDGSALFGQERPDGGLPIMGQALPCLPEKLGDAQFCRDLGIHYPYIGGSMAKGISSAAMAEELGRAGMFGFFGAAGLPFAEVEATADRLGKVDIPYGFNLIHSPHEPDLEDALSRLYIDKGIRVIEASAFLALTLPLVRYRVHGIHRAADGTIVTPNRIIAKVSREELAARFFSPPPEKHLRSLIAAGEITGAQAELAAQIPMAQDITAEADSGGHTDNRPAIALFPTILSLAAKHQANYSGIRLRVGLGGGISTPAAAAAAFAMGAAYIVTGSVNQACVESGTCEEVRKMLAETRQADVTMAPAADMFEMGVTVQVLKRGTMFPMRAARLYEIYRAYGSMDEIPAAEKEKLEQTLFRNKLENIWQDTRAYFQQRDPSQVERADRDPKHRMALVFRWYLGQGAHWARDGEPTRKMDYQVWCGPAMGAFNEWTAGSFLEQHSRRTVVSAALNILFGAAVQTRAAMLSCQGIRLTPEELQIQPLETAKIKEYLR